A part of Limihaloglobus sulfuriphilus genomic DNA contains:
- a CDS encoding glycosyltransferase family 4 protein, protein MIKLCIISTIPTTIKAFFGDQLAFLTENGFDITIITSSQVSAQDYGRPLTDNIKLRTVKMSRTISPLADFKAFREVLHIIREGDFDIVQYVTPKASLLGSLASLWAKVPVRLYLMWGLYYVTQTGFKQFMFKTIERIVCKCSTAIAPDSKGNVRFAVNEGLCKSDKIGVVGHGSANGVDTDKFDPERLAEAGKEIRRELNIPDDAKVFGCIAATVGDKGVNELIEAFDIISKEYPDAYLLYIGQTTEKDPVKDSTLTTMDSHPRIIHLGWQTEPEKYLAAMDFFVLPTYREGFGVVNIEASAMGLPVISTDVPGPQESIVNGETGILVPAREVSPLVSAMKDLLERPLYVKKLGFAGRKRVQEFYEQKKLWNLIIEHKLSLLEKAKCK, encoded by the coding sequence ATGATAAAACTTTGTATAATTTCTACTATCCCAACAACTATAAAAGCATTTTTCGGTGATCAGTTAGCCTTTCTAACGGAAAACGGCTTTGATATTACCATTATAACTTCGTCTCAGGTCAGTGCACAGGACTACGGGCGTCCTTTAACGGATAATATCAAGTTGCGTACTGTTAAAATGTCAAGGACCATAAGTCCCTTGGCAGATTTCAAGGCTTTCCGAGAAGTGCTTCATATCATTAGAGAGGGAGATTTTGATATTGTCCAGTATGTTACCCCTAAGGCGTCACTATTGGGCTCTTTAGCCTCGTTGTGGGCTAAAGTCCCCGTCAGGCTTTATCTTATGTGGGGCCTGTATTATGTCACACAGACTGGCTTCAAGCAATTCATGTTCAAGACAATTGAGCGGATTGTGTGCAAATGTAGTACAGCAATTGCGCCGGACAGTAAAGGGAATGTAAGGTTTGCTGTAAATGAAGGGCTCTGCAAATCAGATAAAATTGGTGTCGTGGGCCATGGAAGTGCAAACGGTGTTGATACAGATAAATTCGATCCTGAAAGGCTGGCGGAAGCAGGTAAAGAAATCAGGAGGGAACTAAATATACCTGATGATGCAAAAGTATTTGGTTGTATCGCTGCCACAGTTGGCGACAAGGGAGTAAATGAGTTAATAGAGGCTTTCGATATTATTTCAAAAGAGTACCCAGATGCATATCTGCTATATATTGGACAAACAACAGAAAAGGATCCGGTCAAAGATTCAACTCTAACAACCATGGATAGTCACCCGAGAATTATTCATCTCGGTTGGCAGACTGAGCCTGAGAAATACTTGGCTGCCATGGATTTCTTCGTCCTGCCGACTTACAGGGAAGGTTTTGGCGTTGTAAATATTGAGGCATCTGCTATGGGGCTACCGGTAATCTCAACGGATGTTCCAGGACCTCAGGAATCTATCGTAAATGGAGAGACAGGCATACTTGTACCAGCAAGGGAGGTTTCCCCTTTAGTGAGTGCAATGAAAGATTTGCTTGAAAGGCCATTGTACGTCAAAAAGCTCGGTTTTGCAGGTAGAAAAAGGGTTCAAGAGTTTTATGAGCAAAAAAAATTGTGGAATTTAATAATTGAACACAAACTTTCCTTGTTAGAAAAAGCAAAATGCAAATAA
- a CDS encoding glycosyltransferase family 4 protein — MSDTERTIAFLTSKWTNVDENIRQGITPGGVPSISKAWTIFNKHGWNVHVFIMTDLESEFPAQTVELEGVTFHWLDNSLGNIRRLQGLKKLLHFFKLLTILRKIKMIKTIKKTGIKPDIIYCMRDTFAWMGLLWSVFVKARCVLRMYGTFVYDIWFEKKNNLFDRIKTIPELITYKLPFDHIIITNDGTQGDKVAEWMKVNKKIFWFPINGVDKNLYIRDFDAISFKEKIGVPKTSPMLLLLGRLTYWKRQDRVVKAMPTILKKYPEAKLVIVGKGELREDLEILTNELGLSESVLFYGAILHKQIKYFFNASDIFIMPYDVSNLSNTLIESLIAGCCVLTRDVGSTTEVVSDGENAVVLSPGETEEFAEAIIDLLGNPDKRRILSKNAYETAMERFSTWDERMEEEYNLISNLVNNFD; from the coding sequence ATGTCAGATACTGAACGTACAATAGCTTTTTTAACATCAAAGTGGACTAATGTAGATGAAAATATTAGACAAGGAATAACTCCTGGAGGTGTACCTTCCATATCTAAAGCCTGGACAATTTTTAACAAACATGGTTGGAATGTTCATGTATTTATAATGACAGATTTGGAATCTGAATTTCCTGCCCAAACTGTTGAGTTAGAAGGTGTGACTTTTCACTGGTTGGATAATTCTTTGGGTAATATTCGTAGGTTACAAGGTTTAAAGAAACTATTACATTTTTTTAAACTTCTTACTATTTTAAGAAAGATTAAAATGATTAAAACAATAAAAAAAACAGGTATTAAGCCAGATATTATTTATTGTATGAGGGATACTTTTGCTTGGATGGGGCTGCTCTGGTCGGTGTTTGTTAAAGCTAGGTGTGTATTAAGAATGTATGGCACTTTTGTATATGATATATGGTTTGAAAAGAAAAATAATTTATTTGATAGAATTAAGACAATTCCTGAATTGATAACATATAAATTGCCATTTGATCATATAATTATTACTAACGACGGAACCCAAGGCGATAAAGTTGCAGAATGGATGAAAGTAAATAAGAAGATTTTTTGGTTTCCCATTAATGGAGTTGATAAAAACTTATATATTAGGGATTTTGATGCCATTTCATTCAAGGAAAAGATTGGTGTTCCAAAAACTTCACCCATGTTGCTTCTTCTGGGTAGATTGACATATTGGAAACGCCAAGATAGAGTTGTTAAAGCGATGCCCACAATATTGAAGAAGTACCCTGAGGCCAAGCTAGTCATAGTCGGAAAAGGCGAGTTACGTGAAGACCTTGAAATCTTAACTAACGAACTTGGCTTGAGTGAATCTGTCCTATTTTATGGAGCTATATTGCATAAACAGATTAAATATTTTTTTAATGCGTCAGATATATTTATTATGCCTTATGACGTATCGAATTTGTCTAATACGTTGATTGAATCTCTAATAGCAGGTTGTTGTGTTTTAACTCGCGATGTTGGTTCTACAACAGAGGTTGTAAGCGATGGAGAAAATGCTGTAGTTTTATCACCAGGAGAAACTGAAGAGTTTGCGGAAGCAATAATTGATTTGTTGGGTAATCCTGATAAACGAAGAATATTGTCTAAAAACGCATACGAAACAGCTATGGAGCGTTTTTCCACTTGGGATGAAAGAATGGAAGAAGAGTACAATTTGATTAGTAATTTAGTAAATAATTTCGATTAG
- a CDS encoding acyltransferase, protein MGQSNYYCHESAYVDQPVEIGEGTKIWHFAHVMKNAQIGRNCILGQNVCVSSDVIIGDNVKIQNNVAIYTGTIIEDDVFLGPSCVLTNVTNPRSQVVRRNLYEKTLFRRGATVGANATIVCGIELGRYCFIAAGAVVVKDIPDYALMIGVPAKQKGWMSRHGHMLRNPDADGIMICPESGFRYRLNENNVMKCLDIGEEEALPEEKSVGKIAYDEYKE, encoded by the coding sequence ATCGGTCAATCAAATTACTATTGCCATGAATCCGCATATGTTGACCAGCCTGTTGAAATTGGTGAAGGAACAAAAATTTGGCATTTTGCTCATGTAATGAAGAATGCTCAAATTGGGCGGAATTGTATTTTAGGGCAAAACGTTTGTGTGAGCTCTGATGTGATAATTGGTGATAATGTAAAAATACAGAATAATGTTGCTATATATACTGGGACAATCATCGAAGATGATGTTTTTCTGGGGCCGTCTTGTGTTTTAACCAATGTCACAAATCCCCGAAGCCAGGTCGTCAGGCGAAATCTCTATGAAAAAACGCTGTTCAGACGGGGTGCCACAGTTGGTGCAAATGCAACGATTGTGTGTGGCATAGAATTAGGTAGATATTGCTTTATTGCTGCCGGTGCAGTTGTAGTAAAGGATATCCCTGATTACGCTTTGATGATTGGGGTGCCCGCAAAGCAAAAAGGATGGATGAGTCGACATGGACACATGCTTAGAAACCCCGATGCTGATGGAATTATGATTTGCCCTGAAAGCGGTTTTCGGTATAGACTCAATGAAAATAACGTAATGAAATGTCTTGATATTGGCGAAGAGGAAGCTTTGCCCGAGGAGAAGTCTGTTGGCAAGATAGCTTACGATGAATATAAGGAATAA
- a CDS encoding Gfo/Idh/MocA family protein has product MKNFALIGVGGYIAPRHLEAIKNTGNNLVASLDKNDSVGILDSFFPKSSFFTEFERFDRYLEKIRHKNGEKVDYVSICSPNYLHDAHCRFALRIGADAICEKPLVLNPWNVDALQELEREYGKKIYSILQLRLHSAITSLKSRIETDTPDKIYDIDLTYITSRGPWYEVSWKGDIKKSGGVTCNIGIHFFDMLLWIFGAAKTSIIHRYDTKGAAGYIELERARVRWYLSLDKNDLPHAAVEKGLPTYRSITIEGEELEFSGGFTELHTISYEGILSGKGFGLSDVRPSIELVSNMRTAPVEKGKGELHPYLEGRK; this is encoded by the coding sequence ATGAAGAATTTTGCGTTAATAGGCGTTGGTGGTTATATTGCGCCACGCCATTTAGAGGCTATTAAAAATACTGGAAACAATCTTGTCGCATCGTTGGATAAAAATGATTCGGTTGGAATTCTTGATTCATTTTTTCCAAAGTCAAGTTTCTTTACAGAGTTTGAGCGTTTTGACAGGTATCTCGAAAAAATAAGGCATAAGAATGGAGAAAAAGTTGATTATGTCTCCATTTGCTCCCCCAATTATTTACACGATGCGCATTGCAGGTTTGCTTTACGAATTGGTGCTGATGCAATCTGCGAGAAACCGTTAGTATTAAACCCTTGGAATGTTGATGCGCTGCAAGAGCTTGAGCGTGAGTATGGAAAAAAAATATACTCTATCTTGCAATTGAGATTACATTCGGCCATAACTTCACTCAAATCTCGTATTGAAACAGATACGCCAGATAAAATATACGATATTGATTTAACATATATAACCTCACGTGGTCCTTGGTACGAAGTGTCATGGAAGGGAGATATAAAAAAATCAGGCGGTGTTACCTGTAATATTGGAATTCATTTTTTTGATATGCTTCTTTGGATTTTCGGCGCAGCCAAGACCAGCATTATTCACAGATATGATACCAAAGGTGCAGCTGGTTATATAGAACTTGAAAGGGCTAGGGTACGCTGGTATCTTTCGTTAGATAAAAACGACCTCCCTCATGCTGCAGTTGAAAAGGGTTTGCCGACTTATAGATCAATAACCATCGAAGGTGAAGAATTGGAATTCTCAGGTGGATTTACTGAGTTACACACAATTAGTTATGAAGGAATTTTATCAGGCAAGGGTTTTGGTTTATCTGATGTTAGGCCTTCTATAGAGCTAGTATCTAATATGAGGACGGCTCCAGTTGAAAAAGGTAAGGGCGAACTTCATCCTTACCTAGAAGGGAGAAAATAG
- a CDS encoding DegT/DnrJ/EryC1/StrS family aminotransferase — protein MKVPLLDLKAQFSTIKNEILSAIEDVLDSQLCIGGPKVEELEKAVVAVSDCKYAVGVSSGTDAILNVLMSLDIGQDDEVITTPFTFFATAGCIARTGAKPVFVDIEPQTYNIDVSKIEDAITDKTKAIMPVHLFGQMADMDAIMGIAKKCNLEVIEDAAQSITSEYKGRKAGSIGTAGCFSFFPSKNLGGIGDGGMIVTNDEDFYNRLMVMRNHGSNPKYYHGYVGGNFRLDPIQAAALLVKLPHLDSWSQARRDNAAYYDEKFADTEVITPYLSPDCVSIYNQYCIRVPNRDDLLRYLKDNNVGCEIYYPVPMHLQKCFEYLGYKEGDMPEAEKAAKEVLAIPIYPELTREMQEFVVNSLLDFKSR, from the coding sequence ATGAAAGTACCACTATTAGATTTAAAGGCCCAGTTTTCAACTATTAAGAATGAGATACTCTCAGCGATAGAAGATGTATTGGATTCACAACTGTGCATCGGCGGACCTAAAGTTGAAGAACTTGAGAAGGCCGTTGTCGCAGTTAGTGATTGTAAATATGCTGTTGGTGTTTCCAGCGGGACGGATGCTATTCTTAATGTGCTGATGAGTCTCGACATTGGTCAAGATGATGAAGTTATAACCACTCCATTTACTTTTTTTGCCACTGCCGGTTGTATAGCCAGAACAGGAGCAAAGCCTGTATTTGTGGATATCGAACCACAAACATATAATATTGATGTCTCAAAGATTGAGGATGCAATAACCGATAAGACTAAAGCAATCATGCCGGTTCACCTGTTTGGCCAAATGGCTGACATGGATGCAATAATGGGTATTGCCAAGAAATGTAATTTGGAGGTTATTGAGGATGCAGCCCAATCAATAACCAGTGAATACAAAGGTCGGAAGGCCGGCAGTATCGGTACGGCAGGCTGTTTCAGCTTTTTCCCAAGTAAAAATTTAGGTGGAATCGGTGATGGAGGGATGATCGTCACAAACGACGAAGATTTCTATAATCGCTTAATGGTCATGAGGAATCATGGCAGTAATCCAAAGTACTACCACGGTTATGTTGGCGGCAACTTCCGTCTTGACCCCATTCAGGCAGCGGCTTTGCTTGTAAAACTACCACATCTTGACAGTTGGTCACAGGCAAGAAGGGATAATGCGGCCTATTATGATGAGAAATTTGCTGATACTGAAGTGATTACTCCATATCTTTCACCTGATTGTGTGTCAATTTATAATCAATACTGTATTCGAGTCCCCAATAGAGATGACTTACTACGGTACTTGAAAGATAATAATGTTGGCTGTGAAATTTATTATCCGGTGCCAATGCATCTGCAAAAATGCTTTGAATATCTGGGCTATAAAGAAGGCGATATGCCAGAAGCCGAAAAGGCAGCCAAAGAGGTTCTTGCAATTCCCATATACCCTGAGCTGACTCGCGAAATGCAGGAATTTGTTGTAAATTCTCTTCTTGATTTCAAGAGCCGTTGA
- a CDS encoding NAD-dependent epimerase/dehydratase family protein produces the protein MICLKENIKILIVGANGFLGAHLLRYFEEKGASIVAVDISLPEFDSSKYSDRVKWCKVDILQDDLSDYLQRVDVVYHLAGKYLPGNSAQVLNELCTLNVEGTKRVLKASVNAGVKCFIHISSAAVCGRIDGGVIKEEDIMPNESYGLSKLRSEDVVKEICNNKMEYVIVRPTAFFGENHLGSLYEMVRAIKHKRYCIIGDGENHMNFLYVRDLVEILVELANNFDSYNQTFLVADRPIALKDFTNLTRKELGLKPTSLYMPKLIGLLIGGGFDLVSKLLRRSMPLSLKRVANMTNDCRYDGSKILEKLSLKLPYGVEKGWSKTIEWYKSNDLL, from the coding sequence ATGATTTGTCTGAAAGAAAATATTAAAATATTAATTGTTGGTGCCAATGGTTTCTTGGGTGCTCACTTACTCCGCTATTTTGAAGAGAAAGGTGCAAGTATTGTAGCGGTTGATATTTCATTACCGGAATTTGATTCAAGTAAGTATAGCGATAGGGTCAAATGGTGTAAGGTTGACATACTCCAAGATGATTTATCAGATTATTTGCAGAGAGTAGATGTGGTGTACCATTTGGCAGGTAAATACTTACCAGGCAATTCAGCCCAAGTATTAAATGAACTTTGTACACTTAATGTAGAAGGTACAAAAAGAGTCTTGAAAGCATCAGTGAATGCAGGTGTTAAGTGTTTTATACATATTAGCAGTGCTGCCGTTTGCGGACGTATTGATGGTGGTGTTATTAAAGAAGAAGATATTATGCCGAATGAAAGCTATGGTTTAAGTAAGCTGAGAAGTGAGGATGTAGTTAAAGAAATATGTAATAATAAAATGGAATATGTAATTGTAAGGCCGACTGCATTCTTTGGTGAGAATCATCTTGGCAGTCTCTATGAAATGGTGAGAGCCATAAAGCATAAGAGGTATTGTATTATAGGCGATGGTGAAAATCATATGAATTTTTTATATGTTAGAGATCTTGTTGAGATACTCGTTGAATTAGCTAATAATTTTGACTCTTACAATCAAACTTTTTTAGTTGCAGATAGACCAATTGCCTTGAAGGATTTTACAAATTTAACTCGAAAAGAATTAGGGTTGAAACCGACCAGTTTGTATATGCCTAAATTGATAGGTTTGCTGATAGGGGGGGGCTTTGATTTGGTTTCTAAATTACTACGCAGATCGATGCCTCTATCTTTAAAAAGAGTGGCAAATATGACAAATGATTGCAGATATGATGGTTCAAAAATATTGGAAAAATTGTCTTTAAAACTTCCTTACGGTGTCGAAAAAGGATGGAGTAAGACCATTGAATGGTATAAATCAAATGATCTTTTGTGA
- a CDS encoding glycosyltransferase family 4 protein, translated as MKLLTTHELHYLKYKDAYFDPKNLTGNNHFFELLDVFDDLVLVARCKEIAKDPQCQRVDNDRIGFLPVNDFRGYDLFGRQVALLQCRKIVGLADRYWLRSPGSIASMVGYWLRRANVPYFSHLVGNPGEVAEYTTEHVSKPISKLIRKIIEFQFNSYMKGCYGNLSVTERWLQEIYPSAEPSNDMGASDVNLSYDIFKEHQRDFNPKVLNIVNIAALLPYKGHQFLFEALHYIRNQREWCLHLIGEGPILEKLKYLAKDLKIIDNVVFHGHLGWANGIIDILDNAHLFVLSSLTEGMPRVLLEAMARSLPVISTDVGGVNEVVSNEYLVPIKDSNCLAKKISDYWNSPLKLEKMSIENFEKIQDFRFDRLSLLRKKWLTWMRDYGDRPSERTWEQYIQIGG; from the coding sequence ATGAAATTACTAACAACACATGAGCTTCACTATCTAAAATACAAAGATGCATATTTTGATCCTAAAAACCTGACTGGTAATAATCATTTTTTCGAACTACTTGATGTTTTTGATGATTTAGTCTTGGTTGCAAGATGCAAAGAGATTGCAAAAGATCCACAATGCCAAAGAGTTGACAATGACCGCATAGGTTTTCTTCCTGTAAATGATTTTCGTGGATATGATTTGTTTGGCAGGCAGGTTGCTTTACTGCAATGTAGGAAAATAGTAGGATTGGCTGATAGGTATTGGTTACGCTCACCCGGTTCTATTGCATCTATGGTCGGTTATTGGCTGCGAAGGGCTAATGTGCCATATTTCTCTCATTTAGTTGGAAATCCAGGGGAGGTTGCTGAATATACGACTGAGCATGTGTCAAAGCCTATTAGTAAGCTAATCAGAAAGATTATAGAATTTCAGTTCAATTCTTATATGAAAGGTTGTTATGGCAATTTGAGTGTAACAGAAAGGTGGCTACAGGAAATATATCCTTCAGCTGAGCCATCTAATGATATGGGGGCTTCTGATGTTAATCTTTCGTATGATATTTTCAAGGAACATCAGCGAGATTTTAACCCTAAAGTATTAAATATTGTCAACATTGCTGCATTATTACCATACAAAGGCCATCAGTTTTTATTTGAAGCTCTGCATTATATAAGAAACCAAAGAGAATGGTGTTTACATTTAATCGGTGAAGGCCCAATTCTCGAAAAATTAAAATATTTAGCTAAAGATTTGAAAATTATTGACAATGTCGTTTTTCACGGTCACCTTGGTTGGGCTAATGGTATTATAGATATATTAGATAATGCTCATTTGTTTGTGCTAAGTAGTTTGACCGAGGGAATGCCCCGAGTTTTACTTGAGGCAATGGCAAGATCGTTACCAGTAATTTCCACGGACGTTGGTGGTGTTAATGAGGTAGTTAGTAATGAATATCTTGTACCAATCAAAGATTCAAATTGTTTAGCAAAAAAAATATCAGATTATTGGAATTCTCCCCTTAAACTTGAGAAAATGAGTATAGAAAACTTCGAAAAAATTCAAGATTTTCGCTTTGATCGTTTGAGTCTACTCAGAAAAAAGTGGCTAACATGGATGCGAGATTATGGTGATCGCCCCAGTGAAAGAACATGGGAACAGTATATACAAATAGGTGGATGA
- the wecB gene encoding non-hydrolyzing UDP-N-acetylglucosamine 2-epimerase: MSSNNIKIICVCGARPNFMKIAPIMRAFKESDRIDVLLVHTGQHYDKKMSELFFEQLNIPKPDVNLGIGSGSHAVQTADVMKAFEPVVLGYKPDYVLVVGDVNSTIACGLVAVKLGVKLVHVEAGLRSFDRTMPEEINRILTDSISDLLFVTEPVGLENLRNEGIPENKISFVGNVMVDTLLANREKAGKSNILNELGLNPKKYATITLHRPSNVDDMGALSRIVSAFEVIEKDMKLIFPIHPRTKKNIAGTEIEKQMDQMNNLLLIEPLGYLDFLKLVDNSILVLSDSGGIQVETTILGVACITLRNTTEVPVTLADGTNHLVEVNTKSILEAYDRIKSANYAVPSKRPYLWDGNSANRMAEYICKHHN, encoded by the coding sequence ATGAGTTCTAATAATATTAAGATAATTTGTGTCTGCGGTGCCAGGCCGAATTTCATGAAGATCGCTCCGATTATGCGGGCGTTCAAGGAGTCTGACAGGATCGATGTACTGCTTGTACATACGGGACAGCACTACGATAAGAAGATGAGCGAGCTGTTTTTCGAGCAGCTCAACATCCCCAAGCCCGATGTAAATCTTGGCATTGGTTCGGGCTCACATGCCGTGCAGACCGCCGACGTGATGAAGGCGTTCGAGCCGGTGGTTCTGGGTTACAAACCCGATTATGTCCTTGTTGTGGGCGATGTCAACAGCACGATAGCCTGCGGGCTGGTTGCCGTTAAGCTCGGCGTAAAGCTCGTCCACGTCGAGGCGGGGCTTCGCAGCTTTGACCGGACAATGCCCGAAGAGATAAACCGTATTTTGACTGATAGTATTAGCGATTTGTTGTTCGTTACTGAGCCAGTAGGGCTGGAAAATCTAAGAAATGAGGGAATACCCGAAAATAAGATTAGCTTTGTAGGTAACGTGATGGTTGATACCTTGCTTGCCAACAGAGAAAAAGCGGGCAAATCCAATATTCTCAACGAATTAGGCTTAAACCCCAAAAAATATGCCACAATTACTTTACACCGACCCAGCAATGTTGATGATATGGGTGCTTTAAGCCGAATAGTGTCTGCTTTTGAAGTAATTGAAAAGGATATGAAACTTATTTTTCCCATTCATCCTCGCACCAAAAAAAATATTGCCGGGACAGAAATAGAAAAACAAATGGATCAAATGAATAATTTATTATTAATCGAACCTTTAGGTTACCTTGATTTTCTGAAATTGGTGGATAATTCAATTTTGGTACTTAGTGATTCAGGCGGTATTCAGGTTGAGACAACAATCTTAGGTGTAGCATGTATTACTTTGAGAAATACAACCGAGGTTCCTGTCACCTTGGCTGATGGAACAAACCATTTAGTCGAAGTGAACACTAAAAGTATACTTGAGGCCTATGACAGAATTAAGTCAGCAAATTATGCTGTGCCTTCAAAACGACCTTACCTATGGGATGGTAATTCAGCAAATCGGATGGCTGAGTACATTTGTAAACATCATAATTAA
- a CDS encoding O-antigen ligase family protein, which translates to MNLVTLAFLFVFLLLCLKWIEVGVCSQFLSFFMLSGIATFWGLHSGVTLGICVITILSLIVYIFINKVKIKITVVEMLMVVTWLLLLVSLIYTTSPQYGFRKVQLFLAVPVMLVLVGRLCTQRTDMLSRTLYSLSWSALLLTLFMIIVFIVYRDAFTVADRFGARESGFNALGIGYVLAVSVVMLVYLIIKKPWSAAIVTPLIIGAVVVILATGSRGPFLGLVIGATLSLMTRKSIKPVLILCLVATILAGSLYTLTPETTRERILTLFEKGALEESGRSNLYIAGTKQFLDSPMLGGGVGSFSMYKGGEDERAYPHNIILEFAGENGIIGLALICTILILSICQILKLRKISPHSPLYWESKIIQWIFYIGIINAMLSFDMTDQRTLFFAIGMLAGTTRWAVLRGESDISSIEVDCRNPGVLQESY; encoded by the coding sequence ATGAATTTAGTAACATTAGCTTTCTTATTTGTTTTTCTTCTTCTATGTTTGAAGTGGATTGAAGTCGGTGTTTGTAGTCAATTTCTTAGTTTCTTCATGTTGTCTGGTATTGCTACCTTTTGGGGTTTGCATTCAGGTGTTACCTTGGGGATATGTGTTATTACTATTCTGAGTTTAATTGTATATATATTCATTAATAAAGTGAAAATAAAAATAACAGTTGTTGAGATGTTAATGGTTGTAACGTGGTTGTTGCTTCTTGTTTCCTTGATCTATACCACTTCTCCTCAATATGGCTTTAGAAAAGTTCAGCTGTTTTTAGCGGTTCCGGTAATGTTAGTACTCGTTGGCCGGTTATGTACACAAAGAACGGATATGTTGTCTAGGACTCTTTATTCATTAAGCTGGAGTGCTTTGCTTCTTACTCTGTTTATGATTATTGTTTTTATTGTTTACCGTGACGCCTTTACCGTGGCTGACCGTTTTGGAGCCAGAGAGTCCGGCTTCAATGCCTTGGGGATTGGTTATGTTTTGGCGGTTTCAGTAGTTATGCTGGTGTATTTAATAATAAAGAAGCCGTGGTCTGCAGCAATAGTTACTCCTTTAATTATTGGAGCCGTTGTAGTTATCTTAGCTACAGGTTCAAGAGGACCTTTTTTGGGATTAGTGATTGGAGCTACACTAAGTTTGATGACTCGTAAGTCTATAAAACCAGTTCTGATTTTATGCTTAGTGGCTACCATATTAGCTGGTAGTTTATACACGCTCACACCTGAAACGACACGGGAACGTATTTTGACTCTTTTTGAAAAAGGAGCTTTGGAGGAGTCGGGGCGAAGCAATTTATATATCGCGGGTACTAAACAGTTTTTAGATAGTCCTATGTTAGGTGGTGGTGTTGGATCATTTTCTATGTATAAAGGCGGTGAAGATGAAAGAGCATATCCCCACAATATTATCTTGGAATTTGCTGGTGAAAATGGTATTATCGGTCTTGCGTTGATATGCACTATTTTGATTCTTTCAATTTGTCAAATATTGAAACTTCGTAAAATATCGCCTCACTCACCGCTGTATTGGGAGTCAAAAATAATACAATGGATATTCTATATTGGGATTATAAATGCAATGCTTAGTTTCGATATGACTGATCAGAGGACATTATTCTTTGCTATAGGGATGTTGGCTGGAACAACACGGTGGGCTGTACTTAGAGGTGAATCTGATATAAGTTCGATAGAAGTTGATTGTAGAAACCCAGGTGTATTGCAGGAAAGTTATTAA
- a CDS encoding glycosyltransferase family 2 protein, with protein MIENKQFEISIIIPTYNRPNALKRAVRSVIRQCYKNWQLIVVNDGDDMGLPDFFLELNDERVVYSKNKRTKGGNGARNTGALLAKSDYIAFLDDDDEWHKEKLSIQVKHLAEMKLADCSIIGFSYVSRDFDCETKEGKIKPYKLKRKINLKNVLLGRVGLCASSTILIRKSFFVNIGMFDEHLRRHQDLEFMLRVLSKTDVHFCDKNLVFIHGHNEPSFDKLEIYKKQYWDLAQSYLMGFDEKTVKQFYANEYRSLAIYAARDGIYSKLWTYLKEAVRRDFSPSRENLRLFYYIAKFLVINK; from the coding sequence ATGATTGAAAATAAACAGTTTGAAATATCGATTATTATTCCGACGTATAATAGACCAAATGCACTGAAGCGAGCAGTTAGAAGTGTTATTAGGCAATGCTATAAAAATTGGCAGCTTATAGTTGTAAACGATGGGGATGATATGGGACTACCCGATTTTTTTCTGGAATTGAATGACGAGAGGGTGGTTTATTCTAAAAACAAACGAACGAAAGGTGGAAATGGAGCTCGGAATACGGGGGCTTTATTGGCAAAATCTGACTACATTGCATTCTTGGATGATGATGATGAATGGCACAAAGAAAAGCTTAGTATTCAAGTTAAGCACCTAGCAGAAATGAAATTAGCAGATTGTTCTATTATTGGTTTTAGTTATGTTTCTAGGGATTTTGATTGCGAAACTAAAGAAGGTAAAATCAAACCCTATAAGTTAAAACGTAAAATAAATTTAAAAAATGTTTTATTAGGCAGAGTTGGTTTGTGTGCTTCGTCAACAATCTTGATAAGAAAATCCTTTTTTGTTAATATTGGCATGTTTGATGAACATCTTCGGCGCCACCAAGATTTAGAGTTTATGTTAAGAGTATTATCAAAGACAGATGTTCATTTTTGTGATAAGAATCTTGTTTTTATCCATGGGCATAACGAACCGTCCTTTGATAAATTAGAGATATACAAGAAACAATATTGGGATTTAGCCCAGTCGTATCTGATGGGATTTGATGAAAAAACGGTCAAACAATTTTATGCTAATGAGTATAGGTCTCTTGCTATTTATGCCGCTCGCGATGGAATTTATTCTAAACTGTGGACTTACTTAAAAGAGGCGGTTAGACGCGATTTTTCTCCGTCTAGAGAGAATTTACGACTTTTTTATTATATTGCCAAATTTTTAGTTATTAATAAATAA